In Modestobacter versicolor, a single genomic region encodes these proteins:
- a CDS encoding ABC transporter permease: MGRFLLKRLANYLVLVVVATTLAYIVASLVLNPRSAYEGRNPPPPAAVVDQQLTEYGINDQDPLLGRYADWIGGVLLHGDFGQTVTGGDINDELGSRALVSLRLLIVGSIIGAVVGVLAGVVSAIKKYRPTDRLITAYAFFFIATPVFFTAVLLKYGALSVNNAAGSTLLYYTGYETPGLEAGFFGHLTDQIGHLILPTLSIALGQIAFFSRYQRNAMLDVMNSDFLRTAEAKGLTRRKALYKHGLRTALIPMATLLAYSFGTLAVGATFTEKIFGWHGMGEWVVDSITRNDINVVATVTLFTAVFILISGFLSDVIYAVLDPRVRV, encoded by the coding sequence GTGGGTCGTTTCCTGCTGAAGCGCCTGGCCAACTACCTGGTGCTGGTCGTCGTCGCGACGACCCTGGCCTACATCGTCGCGTCGCTCGTGCTCAACCCGCGGTCGGCCTACGAGGGGCGCAACCCCCCTCCGCCGGCCGCGGTGGTGGACCAGCAGCTCACCGAGTACGGCATCAACGACCAGGACCCGCTGCTGGGCCGGTACGCCGACTGGATCGGCGGGGTGCTGCTGCACGGTGACTTCGGCCAGACCGTCACCGGCGGTGACATCAACGACGAGCTCGGCTCGCGGGCGCTGGTCAGCCTGCGGCTGCTGATCGTCGGGTCGATCATCGGCGCGGTCGTCGGCGTGCTGGCCGGGGTGGTGAGCGCGATCAAGAAGTACCGGCCCACCGACCGGCTGATCACCGCCTACGCCTTCTTCTTCATCGCGACGCCGGTCTTCTTCACCGCCGTGCTGCTGAAGTACGGCGCCCTGTCGGTGAACAACGCCGCCGGCTCGACGCTGCTGTACTACACCGGCTACGAGACACCGGGGCTGGAGGCCGGCTTCTTCGGCCACCTCACCGACCAGATCGGGCACCTGATCCTGCCCACCCTGTCGATCGCGCTGGGCCAGATCGCCTTCTTCTCCCGCTACCAGCGCAACGCGATGCTCGACGTGATGAACAGCGACTTCCTGCGGACGGCGGAGGCCAAGGGGCTCACCCGGCGCAAGGCGCTGTACAAGCACGGGCTCCGGACGGCGCTCATCCCGATGGCGACGCTGCTGGCCTACTCCTTCGGGACCCTGGCCGTCGGCGCCACCTTCACCGAGAAGATCTTCGGCTGGCACGGCATGGGCGAGTGGGTCGTCGACTCGATCACCCGCAACGACATCAACGTGGTCGCCACCGTCACGTTGTTCACCGCCGTGTTCATCCTGATCTCCGGCTTCCTGTCCGACGTCATCTACGCCGTCCTCGACCCGCGCGTGCGGGTCTGA
- a CDS encoding ABC transporter ATP-binding protein, with protein sequence MSAPTTERTGGAAQRGEPILSVRGLEKHFPIKGGGLVKRTVGAVRAVDGVDLDLYPGEVLGLVGESGCGKSTTGRAILNLQPATGGSVVFQGREIVGLNRKQMRPLRRDIQLVFQDPYASLNPRLPVFDIVAEPLVIHGLTKDNEELRARVRELVETVGLNPEHTNRYPAEFSGGQRQRIGIARALALQPKVLVLDEPVSALDVSIQAGVINLLEDLKNSLGLSYLFIAHDLSVVRHISDRVAVMYLGRIIEIAERDELFDRPAHPYTQALLSAIPLPDPRRERARQRIIISGDVPSPANPPSGCRFRTRCQKFANVLTDGQREKCMTDDPVLADRGAGHLNACHYAEAMPVL encoded by the coding sequence ATGAGCGCTCCCACCACCGAGCGCACCGGCGGCGCCGCGCAGCGCGGCGAGCCGATCCTGAGCGTCCGCGGTCTGGAGAAGCACTTCCCTATCAAGGGCGGGGGGCTGGTCAAGCGGACCGTCGGCGCCGTCCGGGCGGTCGACGGGGTGGACCTGGACCTCTACCCGGGCGAGGTGCTCGGGCTGGTCGGCGAGTCCGGCTGCGGCAAGTCCACGACCGGCCGGGCGATCCTCAACCTGCAGCCGGCCACCGGCGGGTCGGTCGTCTTCCAGGGCCGGGAGATCGTCGGGCTCAACCGCAAGCAGATGCGCCCGCTGCGCCGGGACATCCAGCTGGTCTTCCAGGACCCCTACGCCTCGCTCAACCCGCGGCTGCCGGTGTTCGACATCGTCGCCGAGCCGCTGGTGATCCACGGGCTGACGAAGGACAACGAGGAGCTGCGCGCCCGGGTCCGCGAGCTGGTCGAGACCGTCGGGCTCAACCCCGAGCACACCAACCGCTACCCGGCCGAGTTCTCCGGCGGGCAGCGGCAGCGCATCGGCATCGCCCGCGCGCTGGCCCTGCAGCCCAAGGTGCTGGTGCTCGACGAGCCGGTGTCCGCGCTGGACGTGTCGATCCAGGCCGGCGTCATCAACCTGCTCGAGGACCTGAAGAACTCCCTCGGCCTGAGCTACCTGTTCATCGCCCACGACCTGTCGGTCGTCCGGCACATCTCCGACCGGGTCGCGGTCATGTACCTGGGCCGGATCATCGAGATCGCCGAGCGCGACGAGCTGTTCGACCGCCCGGCGCACCCGTACACCCAGGCGCTGCTGTCGGCCATCCCACTCCCGGACCCGCGGCGCGAGCGCGCGAGGCAGCGCATCATCATCTCCGGAGACGTGCCCAGCCCCGCGAACCCGCCCTCGGGCTGCCGGTTCCGCACACGCTGCCAGAAGTTCGCCAACGTCCTCACCGACGGGCAGCGGGAGAAGTGCATGACCGACGACCCGGTCCTCGCCGACCGCGGAGCCGGGCACCTCAACGCCTGCCACTACGCGGAGGCGATGCCGGTCCTCTGA
- the mshB gene encoding N-acetyl-1-D-myo-inositol-2-amino-2-deoxy-alpha-D-glucopyranoside deacetylase, translated as MTSDRRLLLVHAHPDDETINCGATMARYVAEGASVTLLTCTLGEEGEVLVPELAQLAADQADQLGGYRIGELAAAMSALGVTDWRFLGGAGRYRDSGMMDTPANDKPRAFWRADLTEAVAHAVAVVREVRPQVLVTYDEFGGYGHPDHIQAHRVAMAAVEAAADPGHRPDLGAAWDVAKVYWCAMPRSVLQAGIDAMAALGEASPFEGLGDLDDVPFAVADDVITTEVDGRPYAAAKDAAMRAHPTQMTVDGPFFALSNNLGQEVLGTEYYRLVRGTRGPAGAGPQGWEDDLFAGLPG; from the coding sequence GTGACCTCCGATCGACGGCTGCTGCTGGTGCACGCCCACCCCGACGACGAGACGATCAACTGCGGCGCCACGATGGCCCGCTACGTCGCCGAGGGGGCCTCGGTCACCCTGCTCACCTGCACGCTGGGCGAGGAGGGCGAGGTGCTGGTGCCCGAGCTGGCCCAGCTCGCCGCCGACCAGGCCGACCAGCTCGGCGGCTACCGGATCGGCGAGCTGGCCGCGGCGATGAGCGCCCTCGGGGTCACCGACTGGCGCTTCCTCGGCGGGGCCGGCCGGTATCGCGACTCCGGGATGATGGACACCCCCGCCAACGACAAGCCGCGTGCCTTCTGGCGGGCCGATCTCACCGAGGCGGTGGCGCACGCGGTCGCCGTCGTCCGCGAGGTGCGGCCGCAGGTGCTGGTCACCTACGACGAGTTCGGCGGCTACGGCCACCCGGACCACATCCAGGCGCACCGGGTCGCCATGGCGGCCGTCGAGGCCGCGGCCGACCCCGGCCACCGCCCCGACCTCGGCGCCGCCTGGGACGTCGCGAAGGTCTACTGGTGCGCGATGCCGCGGTCGGTCCTGCAGGCCGGCATCGACGCGATGGCCGCGCTGGGCGAGGCCTCGCCGTTCGAGGGGCTGGGCGACCTGGACGACGTCCCGTTCGCCGTCGCCGACGACGTGATCACCACCGAGGTCGACGGCCGGCCGTACGCCGCCGCCAAGGACGCCGCGATGCGCGCCCACCCCACCCAGATGACCGTCGACGGCCCGTTCTTCGCGCTGTCGAACAACCTGGGCCAGGAGGTGCTGGGCACCGAGTACTACCGCCTGGTGCGCGGCACCCGGGGGCCGGCCGGAGCCGGGCCGCAGGGCTGGGAGGACGACCTGTTCGCCGGGCTCCCCGGGTGA
- a CDS encoding ABC transporter ATP-binding protein encodes MSSFDISTTAGSRPANPTAPLLSVRDLTVVFPGGEDGPVPAVRGVSYDLAPGEVLGIVGESGSGKSVSSLAVMGLLPDSARVTGSVRLHGEELLGRSDRELARIRGNKIAMVFQDPLSALTPVYTVGDQIAETIRIHQGLAAGPAGARAVELLDAVGIPNATQRAKAFPHEFSGGMRQRVMIAMAIANDPDVLIADEPTTALDVTIQAQVLELLETARQLTNAATVMITHDLGVVAGIADRVVVMYAGKAVERGAVGPVYADPRMPYTIGLLGSVPRLDRPGQALTPIEGSPPNVSKLPPGCPFSSRCPVVLPVCREIEPELIPTASGSAAACHRAAEIDHGLIDGVPVFPVPQLPEARSVRQRTDRPVVLEVRDLTKRFDITKGVVMRRKIGSVSAVDGVTFDIREGEALGLVGESGSGKTTTIMQVLSLEAPAEGSITVHGKDVGSLGRKQRKELRRDIQVVFQDPLSSLDPRLPVGDIIDEPLRAFGVEEQARRDRVSELLELVGLAPEHANRYPADFSGGQRQRIGIARALALEPKLLVLDEPVSALDVSIQAGVLNLLEELKVRLGLAYLFVAHDLSVVRHIADRVAVMYLGRLVEVGEADDVFERPTHPYTQALLSAVPIPDPVAERQRQRILVRGDLPDPANLPSGCHFRSRCPLFAELDPARQQKCIDLDPRLEEHVPGLQAACHWAQERHVVPS; translated from the coding sequence GTGAGCTCGTTCGACATCTCCACCACCGCCGGCAGCCGCCCGGCGAACCCCACCGCACCGCTGCTGTCGGTGCGCGACCTGACGGTCGTCTTCCCCGGCGGGGAGGACGGCCCGGTCCCGGCCGTGCGCGGCGTGAGCTACGACCTCGCCCCCGGCGAGGTGCTGGGCATCGTGGGCGAGTCCGGCTCGGGCAAGTCGGTCTCCTCGCTGGCGGTCATGGGCCTGCTGCCGGACTCCGCGCGGGTCACCGGCAGCGTGCGGCTGCACGGCGAGGAGCTGCTGGGCCGCTCCGACCGGGAGCTGGCGAGGATCCGCGGCAACAAGATCGCGATGGTCTTCCAGGATCCGCTGTCCGCGCTGACCCCCGTCTACACCGTCGGGGACCAGATCGCCGAGACCATCCGCATCCACCAGGGCCTCGCGGCCGGGCCGGCCGGTGCGCGCGCCGTCGAGCTGCTGGACGCCGTCGGCATCCCCAACGCCACCCAGCGGGCCAAGGCGTTCCCGCACGAGTTCTCCGGTGGCATGCGCCAGCGGGTGATGATCGCGATGGCGATCGCCAACGACCCCGACGTGCTCATCGCCGACGAGCCGACGACCGCCCTGGACGTCACCATCCAGGCCCAGGTCCTCGAGCTGCTGGAGACCGCGCGGCAGCTGACCAACGCCGCGACGGTGATGATCACCCACGACCTCGGCGTGGTCGCCGGGATCGCCGACCGGGTCGTCGTCATGTACGCGGGCAAGGCGGTCGAGCGCGGCGCGGTCGGCCCGGTCTACGCCGACCCGCGGATGCCCTACACGATCGGCCTGCTCGGCTCCGTGCCGCGGCTGGACCGGCCCGGCCAGGCGCTGACCCCGATCGAGGGCTCGCCGCCCAACGTCAGCAAGCTCCCGCCGGGCTGCCCGTTCAGCAGCCGCTGCCCCGTCGTCCTGCCGGTCTGCCGGGAGATCGAGCCGGAGCTGATCCCGACCGCCAGCGGCTCGGCGGCCGCCTGCCACCGGGCCGCCGAGATCGACCACGGGCTGATCGACGGCGTCCCGGTGTTCCCGGTCCCGCAGCTCCCCGAGGCGCGGTCGGTGCGGCAGCGCACCGACCGGCCGGTCGTGCTGGAGGTCCGCGACCTCACCAAGCGCTTCGACATCACCAAGGGCGTGGTGATGCGGCGCAAGATCGGGTCGGTCAGCGCGGTCGACGGCGTCACCTTCGACATCCGCGAGGGCGAGGCGCTGGGCCTGGTCGGGGAGTCCGGCTCGGGCAAGACGACGACGATCATGCAGGTGCTCAGCCTGGAGGCGCCGGCCGAGGGCTCGATCACCGTGCACGGCAAGGACGTCGGCTCGCTGGGGCGCAAGCAGCGCAAGGAGCTCCGCCGCGACATCCAGGTGGTCTTCCAGGACCCGCTGTCCTCGCTGGACCCCCGGCTGCCCGTCGGCGACATCATCGACGAGCCGCTGCGGGCCTTCGGGGTCGAGGAGCAGGCGCGCCGGGACCGGGTCAGCGAGCTGCTGGAGCTGGTCGGCCTCGCGCCCGAGCACGCCAACCGCTACCCGGCGGACTTCTCCGGCGGTCAGCGCCAGCGGATCGGCATCGCCCGGGCGCTCGCCCTGGAGCCGAAGCTGCTGGTGCTCGACGAGCCGGTCTCCGCGCTGGACGTCTCCATCCAGGCCGGCGTGCTGAACCTGCTGGAGGAGCTGAAGGTCCGGCTGGGCCTGGCGTACCTCTTCGTGGCGCACGACCTGTCGGTGGTCCGGCACATCGCCGACCGGGTGGCGGTCATGTACCTGGGCCGGCTGGTCGAGGTGGGGGAGGCCGACGACGTCTTCGAGCGCCCGACGCACCCCTACACCCAGGCGCTGCTGTCGGCCGTGCCGATCCCGGACCCGGTGGCCGAGCGGCAGCGCCAGCGGATCCTGGTCCGCGGCGACCTGCCCGACCCGGCCAACCTGCCCTCGGGCTGCCACTTCCGGTCGCGGTGCCCGCTGTTCGCCGAGCTCGACCCGGCGCGGCAGCAGAAGTGCATCGACCTGGACCCGCGGCTCGAGGAGCACGTCCCGGGGCTGCAGGCGGCCTGCCACTGGGCCCAGGAACGGCACGTCGTCCCCTCCTGA
- a CDS encoding ABC transporter ATP-binding protein, whose product MSTNGATAVSSSGTLSRGRTQSLPGFDASAPLLQVTDLNVRFPTEDGLVHAVRGVDYTLRSGEVLGIVGESGSGKSVTSLAVMGLLPSNARVTGSVKYRGQELLGQNDRSMSRIRGKGVSMIFQDPMTSLDPVYKVGAQIEETLRIHDKQLSSKAAEARAVELLELVGIPNAVERVHSYPHEFSGGMRQRVVIAIAMANQPEVIIADEPTTALDVTVQAQILEVLQTALSETGAAMVMITHDLGVVAGIADRVLVMYAGRPVEIGSVEDIYYEPRMPYTLGLLGSLPRLDAPTRERLTPITGSPPSLVNMPPGCPFAPRCPLHIAECDAAEPPLFTVGPGHDAACIRTEQVERAHGHAAEVFSETATDAVLAGEALPADLALGEGAGDATAADAPPPDQTEPVTGAQRDTGSILSTHRDPTDGDRA is encoded by the coding sequence ATGTCCACGAACGGCGCCACCGCCGTGTCCTCCTCCGGCACGCTGAGCCGGGGCCGCACGCAGAGCCTCCCCGGCTTCGACGCCTCGGCGCCGCTGCTGCAGGTCACCGACCTCAACGTCCGCTTCCCGACCGAGGACGGGCTGGTGCACGCCGTCCGCGGCGTCGACTACACGCTGCGCTCGGGCGAGGTGCTCGGCATCGTCGGCGAGTCCGGTTCCGGCAAGTCGGTCACCTCGCTGGCCGTGATGGGCCTGCTGCCCAGCAACGCCCGGGTCACCGGCTCGGTCAAGTACCGCGGCCAGGAGCTGCTCGGGCAGAACGACCGCAGCATGTCGCGGATCCGCGGCAAGGGCGTGTCGATGATCTTCCAGGACCCGATGACCTCGCTGGACCCCGTCTACAAGGTCGGCGCGCAGATCGAGGAGACGCTGCGCATCCACGACAAGCAGCTGTCGTCCAAGGCCGCCGAGGCCCGCGCGGTCGAGCTGCTGGAGCTGGTCGGCATCCCGAACGCCGTCGAGCGGGTGCACTCCTACCCGCACGAGTTCTCCGGCGGCATGCGGCAGCGCGTCGTCATCGCCATCGCGATGGCCAACCAGCCCGAGGTGATCATCGCCGACGAGCCGACGACCGCCCTCGACGTCACCGTGCAGGCGCAGATCCTCGAGGTGCTGCAGACGGCGCTGTCCGAGACCGGCGCCGCGATGGTGATGATCACCCACGACCTCGGCGTCGTCGCCGGCATCGCCGACCGGGTGCTGGTCATGTACGCCGGCCGGCCGGTGGAGATCGGCAGCGTCGAGGACATCTACTACGAGCCGCGGATGCCCTACACGCTCGGCCTGCTCGGCTCGCTGCCGCGGCTGGACGCCCCGACCCGCGAGCGGCTCACCCCCATCACCGGCTCGCCGCCCTCGCTGGTCAACATGCCGCCGGGCTGCCCGTTCGCGCCACGCTGCCCGCTGCACATCGCCGAGTGCGACGCGGCCGAGCCGCCGCTGTTCACGGTCGGGCCCGGCCACGACGCCGCGTGCATCCGCACCGAGCAGGTCGAGCGGGCCCACGGGCACGCGGCCGAGGTGTTCAGCGAGACCGCGACCGACGCCGTGCTGGCCGGGGAGGCCCTCCCGGCCGACCTGGCGCTGGGCGAGGGCGCCGGTGACGCCACCGCCGCCGACGCCCCGCCGCCGGACCAGACCGAGCCGGTCACCGGTGCCCAGCGCGACACCGGCAGCATCCTCAGCACCCATCGCGACCCCACGGACGGAGACCGGGCATGA
- a CDS encoding ABC transporter permease → MATTQATTGTAGGVQPAVPGTPQGSGGVEREFTVKARSQRQQIVRRFLHNKVGMTGLVIFVALLVFGFIGPLLDGKSYSDLDSSAQSVSPGNQGYLLGSDAIGRDLLAGLMSGVQRSLFIVALFIAIALPLGLLVGALAGYFGKWVDSVLMRLVDLILTVPLLVVLIVVASNFPGSRTPLGVGIILGLFGWLDLARIVRSQFLSLREKEYVEAAHSLGASNSRIIFKHLIPNALGSLIVWTTLAAANAIILEASLTYLGFGVNGTNETSLGRLVSDGVQAASTRPWLFYFPGIVLLVIVLSINLIGDGIRDAFDPSNRRVRA, encoded by the coding sequence ATGGCCACCACCCAGGCGACCACCGGCACCGCCGGCGGGGTCCAGCCGGCCGTGCCGGGCACCCCTCAGGGCAGCGGCGGCGTCGAGCGCGAGTTCACCGTCAAGGCCCGCAGCCAGCGGCAGCAGATCGTCCGGCGCTTCCTGCACAACAAGGTCGGGATGACCGGCCTGGTCATCTTCGTCGCGCTGCTGGTCTTCGGCTTCATCGGCCCGCTGCTGGACGGCAAGAGCTACTCCGACCTGGACTCCAGCGCGCAGTCGGTGTCCCCGGGCAACCAGGGCTACCTGCTGGGCAGCGACGCGATCGGCCGCGACCTGCTGGCCGGGCTGATGTCCGGCGTCCAGCGGTCGCTGTTCATCGTGGCGCTGTTCATCGCCATCGCCCTGCCGCTGGGCCTGCTGGTCGGCGCGCTGGCCGGCTACTTCGGCAAGTGGGTCGACAGCGTGCTGATGCGCCTGGTCGACCTCATCCTGACCGTGCCGCTGCTGGTCGTGCTGATCGTCGTGGCCAGCAACTTCCCCGGCTCCCGCACCCCGCTGGGCGTCGGCATCATCCTGGGCCTGTTCGGCTGGCTGGACCTGGCGCGGATCGTGCGCAGCCAGTTCCTGTCGCTGCGCGAGAAGGAGTACGTGGAGGCGGCGCACTCGCTGGGTGCCTCGAACTCGCGGATCATCTTCAAGCACCTGATCCCGAACGCCCTGGGCTCGCTCATCGTCTGGACGACGCTGGCCGCGGCCAACGCGATCATCCTCGAGGCCTCGCTGACCTACCTGGGCTTCGGCGTCAACGGCACCAACGAGACCTCGCTGGGCCGGCTGGTCTCCGACGGCGTCCAGGCCGCGAGCACCCGCCCCTGGCTCTTCTACTTCCCCGGCATCGTCCTGCTGGTCATCGTGCTGTCGATCAACCTGATCGGCGACGGGATCCGCGATGCGTTCGACCCGAGCAACCGCCGCGTGCGGGCCTGA
- a CDS encoding ABC transporter permease: protein MSSLPADPLVVADDVAVSGEPGQKAPSAVVVRGRRSLVLRRVRRNKAAMAGLTVLVLMFLLAFLGPVVYKAITGWTYTDQDYSAFLQPPSGSHWFGTTQIGQDVFAQTMRGLQKSLLIGLLVALISTGLAAVVGACAGYFGGWVDRVLMWMVDLLLVIPSFLIVAIISPAFRDAGWIVLVFLIAVFAWMITARIIRGMTLSLKEREFVLAAKFSGVSSAGIIFRHLIPNMSSLLIIDATIAVASAIIAESGLSYFGFGIQPPDVSLGNLIAAGTASAFTFPWLFMFAGGLLVATTLAVSVVGDGLRDALDPSSSRAGSSK from the coding sequence ATGTCATCTCTCCCTGCCGACCCGCTCGTCGTCGCCGACGACGTCGCCGTCTCCGGCGAGCCCGGGCAGAAGGCGCCCAGCGCCGTCGTGGTGCGCGGCCGCCGCAGCCTGGTGCTGCGCCGGGTGCGCCGGAACAAGGCCGCGATGGCCGGGCTCACCGTGCTGGTGCTGATGTTCCTGCTGGCCTTCCTCGGCCCGGTCGTCTACAAGGCGATCACCGGGTGGACCTACACCGACCAGGACTACTCGGCGTTCCTCCAGCCGCCCTCGGGCAGCCACTGGTTCGGCACCACCCAGATCGGCCAGGACGTGTTCGCCCAGACCATGCGCGGGCTGCAGAAGTCGCTGCTGATCGGCCTGCTGGTCGCGCTGATCTCCACCGGCCTGGCCGCCGTCGTCGGCGCCTGCGCCGGCTACTTCGGCGGGTGGGTCGACCGGGTGCTGATGTGGATGGTCGACCTGCTGCTGGTCATCCCGTCGTTCCTCATCGTGGCGATCATCAGCCCGGCCTTCCGCGACGCCGGCTGGATCGTGCTGGTCTTCCTCATCGCCGTCTTCGCCTGGATGATCACCGCCCGGATCATCCGCGGCATGACGCTGAGCCTGAAGGAGCGCGAGTTCGTCCTGGCGGCCAAGTTCTCCGGGGTCTCCTCGGCCGGCATCATCTTCCGGCACCTGATCCCGAACATGTCCTCGCTGCTGATCATCGACGCGACCATCGCCGTGGCCAGCGCGATCATCGCCGAGTCGGGGCTGTCCTACTTCGGCTTCGGCATCCAGCCGCCGGACGTCTCGCTGGGCAACCTCATCGCCGCGGGCACCGCCTCGGCCTTCACCTTCCCGTGGCTGTTCATGTTCGCCGGTGGCCTGCTGGTCGCGACGACCCTGGCGGTCAGCGTGGTCGGTGACGGGCTGCGGGACGCCCTCGACCCCTCTTCCAGCCGGGCAGGGAGCAGCAAGTGA
- a CDS encoding GNAT family N-acetyltransferase, translating into MGQKRSPLGVEELERVAARGWRALEEGALGDWLLRAGGGFTGRANSVLVVGDPGVPLPAAVDAVTRWYTERGLRPCAQLPGVQSRAAGAAFAAAGWARDEDVLVLTAPLATAPEPGVPVELAAVPDEAWLTGYRYRGGPLPPVAEQVLTSAEDAVFASVRLDPSPAPLAAVARGVLTDGWLGVTAVTVAEEHRRRGLATAVMAALQRWAAERGAHSVYLQVVAGNAPARALYRRAGFIEHHRYHYRRPPA; encoded by the coding sequence GAAGCGCTCGCCGCTGGGTGTCGAGGAGCTCGAGCGGGTGGCGGCCCGCGGCTGGCGGGCGCTGGAGGAGGGCGCGCTGGGCGACTGGCTGCTCCGGGCCGGGGGCGGTTTCACCGGCCGGGCCAACTCGGTGCTGGTGGTCGGCGACCCGGGGGTGCCGCTGCCGGCGGCCGTCGACGCCGTCACCCGGTGGTACACCGAGCGGGGCCTGCGGCCGTGCGCGCAGCTGCCCGGCGTGCAGTCCCGGGCCGCCGGCGCGGCGTTCGCCGCCGCCGGCTGGGCGCGCGACGAGGACGTGCTGGTGCTCACCGCGCCGCTGGCGACCGCGCCGGAGCCCGGGGTCCCGGTGGAGCTGGCCGCGGTCCCGGACGAGGCGTGGCTGACCGGCTACCGGTACCGCGGGGGTCCGCTGCCGCCGGTGGCCGAGCAGGTGCTCACCAGCGCCGAGGACGCCGTCTTCGCCTCCGTGCGGCTGGACCCCTCCCCCGCGCCGCTGGCAGCCGTGGCCCGGGGCGTGCTCACCGACGGCTGGCTGGGCGTCACCGCGGTCACCGTGGCCGAGGAGCACCGGCGCCGCGGCCTGGCCACCGCGGTGATGGCCGCGCTGCAGCGCTGGGCCGCCGAGCGCGGCGCGCACTCGGTGTACCTGCAGGTGGTGGCCGGCAACGCGCCGGCCCGGGCGCTCTACCGGCGGGCGGGCTTCATCGAGCACCACCGCTACCACTACCGGCGTCCGCCGGCCTGA
- a CDS encoding ABC transporter family substrate-binding protein produces the protein MSGCGGGNSDSGGGSGGGEPQSATENDLNPVDRDELTPGGDLRWALSELPPNFNYHQLDGTLADNADVIEALMPAAYDFAADASPTVNEDYFTSIELTSEDPQTITYTINPDATWSDGTPITVADMAAQWQALNGSNTEYNVSSTTGYEEIASVEQGEDEKQAVVTFAQPYADWQALFSPLYPASTNSDPNVFNTGWTEQPQVTAGPFQLEGIDRTAQTITLEPNPDWWGDAPLLDRIIYRVISIDAQADALANGEIDFVDISSDVNTYQRASSTPGVEIRRAGGPNFRHLTINGTSPVLSDVNVRQALAKAIDRQAIADALLGPLGGNAQKLDNHIFMSNQEGYQSNAGDLESVDVEGANAQLDEAGWTREGDATRTKDGQELVVRMVIPSGVASSAQESQLIQGMLEQVGARVEIETVPSGDFFEQYVNTGDFDFTVFAWLGTQFPISSTSSIYEQPQGEDIQQNYARIGSQEIDDLYTQVNQELDPEAARETANEIDALIWEEVHSLTLYQRPDLIGANEKLANFGAFGFASVKYQDIGFTE, from the coding sequence GTGTCCGGCTGCGGTGGTGGCAACTCGGACTCCGGTGGCGGCTCGGGTGGTGGTGAGCCGCAGTCGGCCACCGAGAACGACCTCAACCCCGTCGACCGCGACGAGCTGACCCCGGGCGGCGACCTCCGCTGGGCGCTGAGCGAGCTGCCGCCGAACTTCAACTACCACCAGCTCGACGGCACGCTGGCCGACAACGCCGACGTCATCGAGGCCCTGATGCCCGCGGCGTACGACTTCGCCGCCGACGCCAGCCCCACGGTGAACGAGGACTACTTCACCAGCATCGAGCTGACGTCCGAGGACCCGCAGACGATCACCTACACGATCAACCCGGACGCCACCTGGTCCGACGGGACGCCGATCACCGTGGCGGACATGGCCGCCCAGTGGCAGGCGCTCAACGGCAGCAACACCGAGTACAACGTCTCCTCGACCACCGGTTACGAGGAGATCGCCTCCGTCGAGCAGGGCGAGGACGAGAAGCAGGCCGTCGTCACCTTCGCGCAGCCGTACGCCGACTGGCAGGCGCTGTTCAGCCCGCTGTACCCGGCGTCGACGAACTCCGACCCGAACGTGTTCAACACCGGCTGGACCGAGCAGCCGCAGGTCACCGCCGGCCCGTTCCAGCTCGAGGGCATCGACCGGACGGCGCAGACCATCACCCTCGAGCCGAACCCCGACTGGTGGGGCGACGCGCCGCTGCTGGACCGGATCATCTACCGGGTCATCAGCATCGACGCCCAGGCCGACGCGCTGGCCAACGGTGAGATCGACTTCGTGGACATCTCCTCGGACGTGAACACCTACCAGCGGGCGTCCTCGACCCCGGGCGTGGAGATCCGCCGTGCGGGTGGGCCGAACTTCCGGCACCTCACCATCAACGGCACCTCGCCGGTGCTCTCCGACGTCAACGTCCGCCAGGCGCTGGCCAAGGCGATCGACCGGCAGGCCATCGCCGACGCGCTGCTCGGCCCGCTGGGCGGCAACGCCCAGAAGCTGGACAACCACATCTTCATGTCCAACCAGGAGGGCTACCAGAGCAACGCCGGTGACCTGGAGAGCGTCGACGTCGAGGGCGCGAACGCGCAGCTCGACGAGGCCGGCTGGACCCGCGAGGGCGACGCGACGCGCACCAAGGACGGCCAGGAGCTGGTCGTCCGCATGGTGATCCCGTCGGGTGTGGCCTCCAGCGCCCAGGAGTCGCAGCTGATCCAGGGCATGCTGGAGCAGGTCGGCGCCCGGGTCGAGATCGAGACCGTCCCCTCCGGCGACTTCTTCGAGCAGTACGTGAACACCGGTGACTTCGACTTCACCGTCTTCGCGTGGCTGGGCACCCAGTTCCCGATCAGCTCGACGTCCTCGATCTACGAGCAGCCGCAGGGCGAGGACATCCAGCAGAACTACGCCCGGATCGGCTCGCAGGAGATCGACGACCTGTACACCCAGGTCAACCAGGAGCTCGACCCGGAGGCGGCCCGCGAGACCGCCAACGAGATCGACGCCCTGATCTGGGAAGAGGTGCACTCGCTGACCCTCTACCAGCGCCCCGACCTGATCGGTGCGAACGAGAAGCTGGCGAACTTCGGTGCCTTCGGGTTCGCCTCGGTGAAGTACCAGGACATCGGCTTCACCGAGTGA